Part of the Crossiella cryophila genome, AATCGTCGATCAGCAGCACCGGACCGTCCACAGTGGACAGGTTGGCGACCAGGTCGTCGGGCAGCCGCAGCGCGGCGGTGAGTCCGGCCACCCGGTGCGCGCTGTTCGCGCCGGAGCGGCGCACCCCGGCGTCCACCGCGACCCGGCCCAGCAACGGCAGCCTGCCGATCGCGGCCAGGCGTTTGGTCAGGCTGGACACCAGCTGCGGGCGGCTGCGGGACTCGATCGCGACCACCCCGACCGGGCGGGCCGACCAGTGGTTCTTCCAGTCGGCCAGCACCGTGACGCAGGCGTTGAACACCTCGTCGCCGACCGGCTCGTCCGGCGCGCCTGCGGCGAACATGCCACGCAGCCGGTTGCCCCAGCCGATGTCGGTGAGCCTGCCCAGCGCCCGTCCGGTCTCCGCGGACTCATCGCCGGGGATCCGCCCGCTCAGCTCGATGCCCATGGTCGACATGCCGGTCGGCCACTGCTTGCGCGGGGCCAGTTCGACACCCGGACGCCGCAGCCGGGCGCCCGCCTCGGCCACGGCCTCGGCAGGCACCTCGGCGGACCAGTTCTGCCCGGTGCAGTTGTCGCACCGGCCGCAGGGCGCGGCGCCAGGGTCGTCGAGCTGGCGGAGCAGGAACTCCATCCGGCAGCCGGTGGTGGACTGGTAGTCCAGCATCGCCTGCTGTTCGGCGTCCCTGGCCTTGGCCACCCTGGCGTACCGGTCGGCCTCGTAGGTCCAGTCCTCGCCGGTGGCCTCCCAGCCGCCGCGCACCCGGCGCACCGCGCCGTCCACGTCGAGCACCTTGAGCACCACCTCCAGGCGACCGCGGCTCAGCTCCACCCTCGGTTCCAGCGCCGCGGTGGACATCGCACCGCTCGCGCTCCGCAGCGTGTCCAGCAGCTGGCGCACCACGGTCTCCGGCGGGAAGGCCAGCGAGGCGAAGTAGTTCCAGATATCGCGGTCCTCGGCGCCCGGCAACAGGATCACCTCGGCCCGCCGCACGCCACGGCCGGCCCGGCCGATCTGCTGGTAGTAGGCGATCGGCGACTGCGGCGCGCCCAGGTGCACCACGAAACCGAGGTCCGGCTTGTCGAAACCCATGCCCAGCGCCGAGGTGGCGACCAGCGCCTTGGCCTTGTTGCCCAGCAGGTCCTCCTCGGCCTGCTGCCGCTCGGCCGGATCGGTCTGGCCGGAGTAGGCGGCCACGGTGTGCCCGTGCTCGCGCAGGAAGGAGGACACCTCGGCCGCGGCGGCCACGGTGAGCGTGTAGACGATGCCCGAACCGGGCAGCTCGTGCAGGGTCTTGGCCAGCCAGGCCAGTCGCTGCGCCGCGTTGGGCTGGCCGACCACGGCCAGCCGCAGGCTCTCCCGGTCCAGTGGGCCGCGCAGCACCAGGGCCTGCTGGTCGCCGAGGCCGAGCTGCTCGGCGACGTCGTGCACCACCCGGTCGTTGGCGGTGGCGGTGGTGGCCAGCACCGGGATGTCCGCGGGCAGCTCGCCGATGAGCGTGCGCAGCCTGCGGTAGTCCGGGCGGAAATCGTGACCCCAGTCGGAGATGCAGTGCGCCTCGTCGACCACCAGCAAACCGGTGTCCTGCACCAGTTCCGGCAGCACCGAGTCACGGAAGTCCGGGTTGTTCAGCCGTTCGGGGCTCACCAGCAGCACGTCGACCTCGCCCATGGCGACGGCCTCCTGCACGGTCTCCCACTCCTGCGCGTTGGCCGAGTTGATGGTGGCCGCCTGCACCCCGGCCTTGGCGGCCGCGGCGACCTGGTTGCGCATCAGGGCCAGCAGCGGCGAGACGATCACCGTCGGGCCCTCGCCGAGTTCCCGCAGCAACGCGGTGGCCACGAAGTACACCGCCGACTTGCCCCACCCGGTGCGCTGCACCACCAGCGTTCGCCTGCGGTCGACCACGAGCGCGCGGATCGCCGCCCACTGGTCCTCGCGCAGCCGGGCCTCCGGGCCCGCCAGTGCTCGTAGGCGTTCCTCGGCCAGTTCGCGCAAGACCTGTTCGTCCACGGCCCCCACCATGCCGCATCGCCCTGACAGTCCTCCGGCGGCCCCGTGAACTCGATTGATACCGCCCCGTAGGCTTGACCGGGTGAGCAGCATCACCGAGCAGGAAGTCGTGCCAGCCACCGATGAGCTGCGTGAGCAGGTGCTAGGCGCCGCCCGCGGGGCCAGGGCCGCCGCCGGCGCGCTCGCCGTGGCCACCCGCGCGGTCAAGGACGCCACCCTGCACGCCATGGCCGAGGCCCTGACCAGCCGGGTGGAGGAGGTGCTCGCCGCCAACGCCGCCGATCTCGACGCGGGCCGCGCGGCGGGCCTGACCCAGTCACTGCTG contains:
- a CDS encoding RecQ family ATP-dependent DNA helicase — translated: MVGAVDEQVLRELAEERLRALAGPEARLREDQWAAIRALVVDRRRTLVVQRTGWGKSAVYFVATALLRELGEGPTVIVSPLLALMRNQVAAAAKAGVQAATINSANAQEWETVQEAVAMGEVDVLLVSPERLNNPDFRDSVLPELVQDTGLLVVDEAHCISDWGHDFRPDYRRLRTLIGELPADIPVLATTATANDRVVHDVAEQLGLGDQQALVLRGPLDRESLRLAVVGQPNAAQRLAWLAKTLHELPGSGIVYTLTVAAAAEVSSFLREHGHTVAAYSGQTDPAERQQAEEDLLGNKAKALVATSALGMGFDKPDLGFVVHLGAPQSPIAYYQQIGRAGRGVRRAEVILLPGAEDRDIWNYFASLAFPPETVVRQLLDTLRSASGAMSTAALEPRVELSRGRLEVVLKVLDVDGAVRRVRGGWEATGEDWTYEADRYARVAKARDAEQQAMLDYQSTTGCRMEFLLRQLDDPGAAPCGRCDNCTGQNWSAEVPAEAVAEAGARLRRPGVELAPRKQWPTGMSTMGIELSGRIPGDESAETGRALGRLTDIGWGNRLRGMFAAGAPDEPVGDEVFNACVTVLADWKNHWSARPVGVVAIESRSRPQLVSSLTKRLAAIGRLPLLGRVAVDAGVRRSGANSAHRVAGLTAALRLPDDLVANLSTVDGPVLLIDDFTDSGWTMTVAARLVRRAGAKGVLPFVLASTS